In a single window of the Methanocella sp. genome:
- a CDS encoding ATP-dependent helicase, with protein MTAKRKNKPSYAPPSSISYATLRHTDEEILSLFKPSVRKWWKDKFGGLKDVNGGYFTPPQRLAIPLIHEGRNVLICSPTGSGKTLSAFTAIINELFLLAKTEEGLENSVYCIYISPLKSLANDIHKNLEEPLTAISKEYGEEILIRHAIRHGDTATDERASMLRKTPHILNTTPETLAILLNSPKFAEKLRTVRWVIVDEIHSMADTKRGVFLSLSLERLEEIVKAPFVRIGCSATVEPLDTIARFLAGNVDGVDREVSIVDTRFVRDYELKLLCPVPDLINAPSQTVNRELYSMIHGLVQEHQNTLIFTNTRSGAERILYHLRKTYPECYTEENSGCHHGSLGKDGRLDIEEKLKTGKVKVVTSSTSLELGIDMPYLDMVIQVGSPKSVSALLQRIGRAGHRLGQTVKGRVIALDRDELIECAVMLKKAQEGFIDGVHVPENCLDVLTQHIFGMAINEPMDIERVKKIIKRCYCYRNLTDSDFMSVISYLAGALPGMEEKNIYGKIWYDPETNKIGRRGKLARMIYYTNIGVIPDEFKCDVITRADHGWVGSLDEQYLEKLQKGDVFVLGGKFYEFLYRRGSKVYVDPSSSRPTVPSWFSERLPLSFDLALHILDFKENMAKRTGDRSTYKWLLENYPIDENSAASIYQIFDEQVRYSKAESISTRHRLVIEEHLDKEHYRRYYYFHSLYGRPFNDGLSRIMAYIVSRERTSNVTLSVSDHGFFLSVPLSKKLDIEEYLKSLDESSAKEILRYSLEESQLLKRMFRINATRSLMILRNYKGHQKSARRQQVSADMMLSYAHKLENFSVLEESYREIIEDKLEIDHIQEIVRGIKSGEIEVDLIGVESPSPLAFGIASLSASDVVLAEDKNSLLKEFHKRVLAKIGKTK; from the coding sequence ATGACAGCGAAAAGGAAAAACAAACCCTCTTACGCTCCGCCATCCTCCATCAGCTATGCCACCCTGAGGCACACGGACGAAGAGATCCTCAGTCTTTTTAAGCCCTCCGTCCGGAAGTGGTGGAAGGACAAGTTCGGCGGCCTCAAGGACGTCAACGGAGGCTATTTTACGCCGCCGCAGCGGCTGGCCATACCGCTCATCCACGAGGGCAGGAACGTCCTCATCTGCAGCCCGACGGGCTCGGGCAAGACTTTATCGGCCTTTACAGCCATCATCAACGAGCTGTTCTTACTGGCCAAGACGGAAGAGGGCCTGGAGAATAGCGTTTATTGCATTTACATCTCGCCGCTGAAGTCGCTGGCGAACGATATCCATAAGAACTTAGAGGAGCCGCTTACGGCCATCAGCAAGGAATACGGCGAAGAGATCCTCATTCGCCACGCCATCCGGCACGGCGACACGGCTACGGACGAGCGCGCTTCAATGCTCAGGAAGACACCGCACATCCTGAACACGACCCCGGAGACGCTGGCCATCCTGCTGAACTCGCCCAAGTTCGCGGAAAAGCTGCGCACGGTGCGCTGGGTCATCGTGGACGAGATCCACTCCATGGCCGACACCAAGAGGGGCGTTTTCCTTTCACTAAGCCTGGAAAGGCTGGAAGAGATCGTTAAGGCGCCGTTCGTCCGCATCGGCTGCAGCGCCACCGTGGAGCCGCTCGATACCATAGCCCGGTTCCTGGCCGGCAACGTGGACGGCGTCGACCGCGAGGTCAGCATCGTTGACACGAGGTTCGTCCGTGACTACGAGCTCAAATTACTCTGCCCCGTACCAGACCTCATCAACGCGCCCTCGCAGACCGTTAATCGCGAACTGTATTCGATGATCCATGGGCTGGTGCAGGAACACCAGAATACCCTCATATTCACCAACACGAGAAGCGGCGCAGAGCGAATACTCTACCATCTACGCAAAACGTACCCCGAGTGCTATACCGAGGAAAATTCCGGCTGCCACCACGGCTCGCTGGGCAAGGACGGCCGCCTGGACATCGAAGAAAAGCTGAAAACGGGCAAAGTAAAGGTCGTTACATCATCGACGTCGTTAGAATTAGGCATCGACATGCCGTATCTGGACATGGTCATCCAGGTGGGCTCCCCCAAGTCAGTGTCGGCGCTCCTGCAGCGCATCGGCCGTGCCGGCCACCGGCTGGGCCAGACAGTGAAAGGCCGGGTTATAGCCCTCGACCGCGACGAGCTCATCGAGTGCGCCGTGATGCTGAAGAAGGCGCAGGAGGGGTTCATCGACGGCGTCCACGTTCCCGAGAACTGCCTGGACGTTCTGACACAGCATATCTTCGGCATGGCCATCAACGAGCCCATGGACATCGAAAGGGTAAAAAAGATCATCAAGCGCTGCTACTGCTATCGTAATTTAACCGACTCGGACTTCATGAGTGTCATAAGCTATCTCGCCGGAGCCCTCCCGGGCATGGAAGAGAAGAACATCTACGGCAAGATATGGTATGACCCGGAAACGAACAAGATCGGCCGCCGCGGCAAGCTGGCCAGGATGATATATTACACGAATATCGGCGTCATACCGGACGAGTTCAAGTGCGACGTCATCACCCGCGCCGACCACGGCTGGGTGGGCAGCCTGGACGAGCAATATTTAGAAAAATTACAGAAGGGCGACGTGTTTGTCCTGGGCGGCAAATTTTATGAATTCTTATACCGCCGTGGCAGCAAGGTCTACGTTGACCCGTCCAGTAGCCGCCCCACAGTTCCATCATGGTTCTCCGAAAGGCTGCCTCTTTCCTTCGACCTGGCGCTCCACATCCTGGACTTCAAGGAGAACATGGCGAAGCGTACCGGCGACCGGAGTACATACAAGTGGCTTTTAGAAAATTATCCCATCGACGAGAACTCGGCGGCGAGCATCTACCAGATCTTCGACGAGCAGGTGCGCTACTCTAAGGCAGAATCGATCTCGACAAGGCACAGGCTCGTCATCGAGGAGCACCTGGACAAGGAGCACTACCGGCGCTACTACTATTTCCACTCGCTCTACGGCAGGCCGTTCAACGACGGCCTCAGCCGCATCATGGCATACATAGTGTCCCGTGAGCGTACCAGCAACGTGACGCTCTCGGTGAGCGACCACGGGTTCTTCCTCTCGGTACCGCTCTCGAAGAAGCTGGACATCGAAGAATATCTCAAGTCCCTGGACGAGAGCAGCGCGAAGGAGATCCTCCGCTATTCGCTGGAGGAAAGTCAGCTTCTCAAGCGGATGTTCCGTATCAATGCCACACGCTCGCTGATGATACTGAGGAACTATAAGGGCCACCAGAAGAGCGCAAGGCGCCAGCAGGTATCGGCCGACATGATGCTCTCGTACGCCCACAAGCTGGAAAACTTCTCGGTACTGGAAGAGTCGTACCGGGAAATAATCGAGGATAAGCTGGAGATCGACCACATCCAGGAGATCGTGCGGGGGATCAAGAGCGGCGAGATCGAGGTCGACCTCATCGGCGTGGAATCGCCGAGCCCTCTGGCATTCGGCATCGCCTCGCTGTCGGCTTC
- a CDS encoding PD-(D/E)XK nuclease family protein translates to MPTYSHSRLSAYENCPLKYRFAYVDRVKLERMPESIEAFMGKRVHETLEKLYSDRMLSKDNTLDELLDFYDGLWGKNWSDDVQIVRKDLTADNYHETGRRCIADYFKRYTPFSQGRTLKLEAPVYIDIDGYRLMGYIDRLDFLGAGRYEIHDYKTSRSLPAQSYFDDDRQLALYQIGVHKMWKDAENVDLVWHYLVYDREMRSCRSPECLERLKESVVGVILQIEAAEKEYDFPANESGLCDWCEYRSLCPTCKHEAAVENLPANEFLNDDGVKLVNHYAKLFEEKKELNERMDARLELLRDAIIEYAKREGVDVIRGSDRKLKVKFETKPKFPAKGDDEREALELLLKSAGAWDELSTLDTFALARALKNEKLDPALISNLRQFMMTEESYRITLSYLKGDEE, encoded by the coding sequence ATGCCCACGTATTCGCATTCCCGCCTGTCGGCCTATGAGAACTGCCCTTTAAAGTACAGGTTTGCCTATGTCGACCGGGTAAAGCTTGAGCGGATGCCCGAGTCTATCGAGGCGTTCATGGGGAAGCGGGTGCACGAGACGCTGGAAAAGCTCTACTCCGACCGCATGCTGTCCAAAGATAATACGCTGGACGAGCTTCTTGATTTCTATGACGGGTTATGGGGCAAGAACTGGAGCGATGACGTACAGATCGTCCGTAAGGACCTGACGGCGGATAATTATCACGAGACAGGCCGGCGATGCATCGCCGACTATTTTAAGCGCTATACTCCTTTTAGCCAGGGCCGGACGCTCAAGCTGGAGGCGCCCGTCTACATCGACATAGACGGCTACCGGCTGATGGGCTATATCGACCGTCTCGACTTTTTAGGCGCCGGCCGCTACGAGATCCATGACTATAAGACGTCGAGGAGCCTGCCGGCGCAGAGCTATTTCGATGACGACAGGCAGCTCGCGCTGTACCAGATCGGCGTCCATAAGATGTGGAAGGATGCCGAGAATGTGGACCTGGTTTGGCATTACCTGGTCTACGACCGGGAGATGCGGTCGTGCCGGTCGCCGGAGTGCCTGGAAAGGCTGAAGGAGAGCGTCGTCGGCGTGATACTGCAGATCGAGGCTGCGGAGAAGGAGTACGATTTCCCGGCCAACGAGAGCGGTTTATGTGATTGGTGCGAGTACCGGTCGCTCTGCCCGACATGCAAGCACGAGGCTGCTGTCGAGAATCTACCTGCGAATGAGTTCCTGAATGATGATGGAGTGAAGCTGGTCAACCATTATGCGAAGCTCTTTGAGGAGAAAAAGGAACTAAACGAGCGCATGGATGCCCGGCTGGAGCTGCTGCGGGACGCGATCATCGAATATGCGAAGCGCGAGGGCGTCGACGTTATCAGGGGAAGCGACCGCAAGCTGAAGGTCAAGTTCGAGACGAAGCCAAAATTCCCGGCGAAGGGGGACGACGAGCGGGAAGCGCTGGAGCTATTGCTTAAAAGTGCCGGCGCATGGGATGAGCTGAGCACGCTGGATACTTTCGCCCTTGCCAGGGCCCTAAAAAATGAAAAGCTCGATCCGGCTTTGATAAGCAATCTGCGGCAATTCATGATGACCGAGGAGTCTTATCGGATTACGCTGTCATATTTGAAGGGCGATGAAGAATAA
- the larE gene encoding ATP-dependent sacrificial sulfur transferase LarE, with translation MIEPALERKLFDLRRILKDMGSMLVAFSGGVDSTFLLKCAVDTLGTEKVAAATAISEILSPEDLGQATSIAKDLGVRHITLMSSEMENSEFIANTPERCYVCKKGRFSRLIVEKEKLGLAYIADGSNKDDEADYRPGERAMKELNIHSPLREAGLYKSEIRELSREMGLPTWDKPSIACLATRIPYGQAITKDKIHMVRDAEQALHCFGFTQLRVRYHGDLARIEVPEKELADAIKYRAEIVEKVKKAGFTYVALDLQGFRSGSMNEVLKGR, from the coding sequence ATGATAGAGCCGGCTCTGGAACGTAAGCTGTTCGACCTCAGGCGCATTCTCAAGGACATGGGCAGCATGCTCGTTGCTTTCAGCGGCGGCGTGGACTCGACCTTCCTGCTCAAGTGCGCCGTCGATACTCTCGGCACAGAAAAAGTGGCGGCAGCCACGGCCATCTCCGAAATACTTTCGCCGGAAGACCTGGGCCAGGCAACATCTATCGCAAAAGACCTCGGCGTCAGGCACATCACCCTGATGTCCTCCGAAATGGAGAACTCCGAGTTCATCGCCAACACGCCCGAGCGCTGTTACGTATGCAAAAAGGGCCGATTCTCAAGGCTAATCGTAGAAAAAGAAAAGCTCGGCCTGGCATATATCGCAGACGGCTCAAACAAGGACGACGAGGCTGACTACCGCCCCGGCGAGCGGGCAATGAAAGAGCTTAACATCCACAGCCCGCTGAGGGAAGCCGGCCTATACAAGTCGGAGATCAGGGAGCTGTCCAGAGAAATGGGACTGCCCACGTGGGATAAGCCCTCCATAGCGTGCCTCGCCACGCGCATACCATATGGCCAGGCAATTACGAAGGATAAGATACATATGGTCAGGGATGCCGAGCAGGCACTGCACTGCTTCGGCTTTACCCAGCTCAGGGTAAGGTACCATGGAGACCTGGCCAGGATCGAGGTACCCGAAAAGGAGCTTGCAGACGCTATAAAATACAGGGCAGAGATCGTGGAGAAGGTAAAAAAGGCCGGATTCACGTATGTAGCCCTCGACCTGCAGGGTTTCAGAAGCGGCAGCATGAACGAAGTACTGAAGGGGCGCTAA
- the larC gene encoding nickel pincer cofactor biosynthesis protein LarC — MKIIYLDCFSGISGDMFLGAMVDMGIPIGTLASGLYGLGLDIRLDVKKVRKHGIAGTKLDVIAPDTAHERHLSDILEIIDASALESDIKAASGNIFRRLAEAEAKVHGISAEEVHFHEVGALDTIADVVGAAICYKASGAEALFSSPVNVGSGFVKTSHGLLPVPAPATLELLKGASIYSTGIQSELVTPTGAAILAGLCGGYGPMPYMTAEKTGYGAGTKDLEAPNLLRAVLGEKIQKKA, encoded by the coding sequence ATGAAGATCATCTACTTAGACTGCTTTTCGGGCATCAGCGGCGACATGTTCCTGGGCGCCATGGTCGACATGGGGATCCCGATCGGCACGCTAGCATCCGGGCTTTACGGGCTGGGACTGGACATAAGGCTCGACGTGAAAAAGGTACGAAAGCACGGCATCGCGGGCACGAAGCTCGACGTCATCGCCCCCGATACCGCGCATGAAAGGCATCTCTCCGACATCCTCGAGATCATCGACGCCAGCGCTCTTGAAAGCGATATCAAAGCCGCCTCAGGCAATATATTCCGGCGGCTCGCGGAGGCGGAGGCAAAGGTGCACGGCATTTCCGCCGAAGAGGTCCACTTCCACGAGGTCGGCGCGCTCGATACTATCGCGGACGTCGTCGGGGCGGCCATCTGCTACAAAGCGTCGGGCGCCGAAGCCCTGTTCTCATCGCCCGTGAACGTCGGCAGCGGCTTCGTGAAAACGTCCCACGGGCTCCTGCCGGTCCCGGCGCCGGCGACGCTGGAACTATTAAAAGGCGCATCCATCTATTCGACCGGCATCCAGTCCGAGCTCGTAACGCCGACGGGCGCCGCCATCCTTGCCGGCCTCTGCGGAGGCTATGGGCCCATGCCCTACATGACAGCAGAAAAAACGGGCTACGGCGCGGGAACAAAGGACCTCGAGGCGCCCAACCTGCTGAGAGCCGTCCTCGGGGAAAAGATACAAAAAAAGGCCTGA
- a CDS encoding DUF883 C-terminal domain-containing protein, whose product MLPMPRKAVTEEDVKATEARLAESFESLKKSITAIPEEATKPVTDTVKAHPYATVGTAAGAGFALYSLLSLLIPKTKVIKREVIVQPQVEVKEREVKSFSSKLLSEAVALATPYITSYMENELARIRSKQSEPEQEKES is encoded by the coding sequence ATGCTGCCGATGCCGCGGAAGGCCGTGACCGAGGAGGATGTCAAGGCAACGGAGGCCCGGCTGGCCGAATCGTTCGAGAGCCTGAAAAAGTCGATCACGGCGATACCGGAGGAGGCCACGAAGCCGGTCACGGATACCGTTAAGGCTCACCCGTACGCTACCGTTGGAACGGCCGCCGGCGCGGGGTTCGCGCTCTACAGCCTGCTGAGCCTGCTTATCCCTAAGACGAAGGTCATTAAGCGGGAAGTCATCGTGCAGCCCCAGGTTGAAGTAAAGGAGCGGGAAGTCAAGTCTTTTAGCTCGAAGCTACTTTCGGAGGCCGTAGCACTGGCCACCCCCTATATCACGAGCTATATGGAAAACGAGTTGGCCCGTATCCGGTCTAAACAGTCTGAGCCGGAACAAGAAAAGGAATCTTAG
- a CDS encoding DUF883 family protein, translated as MEQYVEHAVDKTFGGAEKLKVQAADTLEEAARKLREMSITATGEDIKAVLNETGARIDTLKGDMGRKVEPVEDFITEHPFMSIAIAAGAGILIGALLIRRD; from the coding sequence ATGGAGCAATATGTGGAACACGCCGTCGATAAGACGTTCGGAGGGGCGGAAAAGTTAAAAGTCCAGGCTGCCGACACCCTTGAAGAGGCTGCGAGAAAGCTCAGGGAAATGAGCATTACGGCGACGGGGGAAGATATCAAGGCCGTTCTCAATGAAACCGGGGCCAGGATCGATACGCTCAAGGGAGACATGGGCCGGAAGGTCGAGCCCGTCGAGGACTTTATTACCGAGCACCCGTTCATGTCGATCGCCATTGCGGCCGGCGCAGGCATACTGATCGGCGCGCTGCTCATACGGCGCGACTAG
- a CDS encoding 4-phosphopantoate--beta-alanine ligase encodes MTDIPEDHPRYKSLLTRELLVKGVKDGIASMQGLIAQGRGEAFDYLLGERTTASAERAEKAAVAMMLLAKRPVISVNGNAAALVSGELVELSKALDAPLEVNLFHRTEERAAKIISLLKSKGAARVYGDKPDRLIPGLSHERAKAASEGIYAADVVLVPLEDGDRCEALVKMGKKVIVVDLNPMSRSARKATVTIVDNIVRAVPGMAALAREMKSMQPSTLEKYLEEYHNEEALEWALEEMMDNVKALDR; translated from the coding sequence ATGACCGACATTCCCGAAGATCACCCCCGTTATAAGTCGCTATTGACGAGGGAGCTGCTGGTTAAGGGCGTGAAGGATGGCATCGCGAGCATGCAGGGCCTCATCGCGCAGGGCCGCGGCGAAGCGTTCGACTATCTTCTCGGGGAGCGCACGACCGCGTCGGCAGAACGGGCTGAAAAAGCGGCGGTCGCCATGATGCTGCTGGCGAAGAGGCCCGTCATTTCGGTCAACGGCAATGCGGCCGCTCTCGTATCCGGAGAGCTCGTGGAACTCTCGAAAGCTCTGGATGCCCCGCTGGAAGTCAACCTGTTCCACCGCACCGAGGAAAGGGCGGCGAAGATCATCTCTTTATTGAAGTCGAAAGGAGCCGCCAGGGTTTATGGCGATAAGCCGGACAGGCTCATACCGGGGCTTTCCCATGAAAGGGCGAAGGCCGCCTCCGAAGGCATTTATGCGGCGGACGTAGTGCTAGTGCCGCTGGAGGACGGGGACAGGTGCGAAGCCCTTGTAAAGATGGGCAAGAAGGTCATCGTCGTAGACCTCAACCCGATGTCGAGGTCGGCCAGGAAGGCGACGGTCACCATCGTCGATAACATTGTCCGGGCAGTGCCAGGCATGGCCGCGCTGGCGCGGGAAATGAAAAGTATGCAGCCTTCGACGCTGGAAAAATACCTGGAAGAGTACCATAACGAGGAAGCGCTGGAGTGGGCGCTCGAGGAGATGATGGATAACGTAAAAGCGCTGGACAGGTAA
- a CDS encoding sulfide-dependent adenosine diphosphate thiazole synthase codes for MGLDEVTISKAIIEDFYRAFLEYTDIDAGIVGAGPSGLVCAAYLAQAGFRIAVFERKLSVGGGMWGGGMMFPRIVVQESALDILDDFGIRYKAYAPGYYLANSVEAVAKLAAGAVSSGAEIFNLMSVEDVMIREDDAVAGLVVNWTAVEMAGLHVDPLSIKAKMVVDATGHDASVCRIVERKVAGAGFNEGKGVVGEKSMWAEAGEKMLAATTREVYPGLVVTGMAANAVSGGHRMGPVFGGMLISGTMAAELVKHKLKERQ; via the coding sequence ATGGGCCTGGATGAAGTAACGATCTCAAAGGCTATTATCGAAGATTTTTACCGGGCGTTCCTCGAATATACGGATATTGACGCCGGGATCGTCGGGGCCGGGCCATCGGGGCTCGTCTGCGCCGCATACCTGGCGCAGGCCGGCTTTAGGATCGCCGTCTTCGAGAGAAAGCTTTCCGTCGGCGGAGGCATGTGGGGCGGAGGCATGATGTTCCCCCGCATCGTCGTCCAGGAGAGCGCCCTGGATATATTGGACGATTTTGGCATACGGTATAAGGCGTACGCGCCCGGCTACTACCTGGCGAACTCCGTGGAGGCCGTGGCGAAGCTCGCGGCCGGGGCCGTATCGAGCGGAGCGGAGATCTTTAATCTCATGAGCGTCGAGGACGTGATGATACGCGAGGACGACGCGGTGGCCGGCCTCGTCGTCAACTGGACGGCGGTGGAGATGGCGGGGCTGCACGTCGACCCGCTATCCATAAAGGCAAAAATGGTCGTCGACGCCACGGGCCATGATGCCAGCGTCTGCCGTATCGTCGAGAGGAAGGTGGCGGGTGCCGGATTCAACGAGGGAAAAGGCGTCGTCGGCGAAAAATCCATGTGGGCGGAGGCCGGTGAAAAAATGCTCGCCGCCACCACGCGGGAAGTATACCCGGGGCTCGTCGTCACGGGCATGGCGGCGAACGCCGTTTCCGGGGGGCACCGCATGGGGCCGGTCTTCGGCGGCATGCTGATATCCGGGACGATGGCCGCCGAGCTCGTGAAACACAAATTAAAGGAGCGGCAATAG
- a CDS encoding YbhB/YbcL family Raf kinase inhibitor-like protein: protein MDRKLLEAAAALLFMVMLVRFSGTAQEVKLDVRSPVFASGDRIPAKYTCDGEDVSPPIEWSRGPTATESYALIMDDPDAPGGVFTHWVIYNIPYNVTRFEQYVTALDRLDDGTTQGKNHFGRIGYGGPCPPPGKPHHYRFNVYALDNRLSLGPGATKEGLLKAMDGHVLAQGVLMGIYGR from the coding sequence ATGGATAGAAAGTTACTGGAAGCGGCCGCGGCGTTACTTTTCATGGTTATGCTCGTTCGTTTTAGCGGGACTGCACAGGAGGTAAAGCTAGACGTCAGAAGCCCGGTATTCGCGAGCGGGGACCGGATACCGGCGAAATATACGTGCGACGGCGAGGACGTATCGCCGCCTATAGAATGGTCCAGAGGGCCGACGGCAACGGAGTCATATGCTCTCATCATGGACGACCCGGATGCGCCCGGCGGCGTATTCACACACTGGGTCATCTACAACATTCCATACAACGTCACCCGTTTTGAGCAATACGTGACAGCCCTGGACCGGCTCGACGACGGCACGACACAGGGCAAGAACCATTTCGGCCGGATAGGCTACGGCGGGCCGTGCCCTCCTCCGGGGAAGCCCCATCATTACCGGTTTAACGTCTACGCGCTAGATAACCGGCTCAGCCTGGGGCCAGGTGCCACAAAGGAGGGGCTGCTGAAGGCCATGGACGGCCACGTACTGGCGCAGGGCGTGCTAATGGGTATATACGGGAGATGA